A region from the Aphis gossypii isolate Hap1 chromosome 1, ASM2018417v2, whole genome shotgun sequence genome encodes:
- the LOC114125710 gene encoding ectopic P granules protein 5 homolog isoform X1, producing the protein MERQRPINRAPSETKQPAKIHIEEPEPIDDVLNSSTVDDVENALHEAFNDIFLSTELSKEVNESNSYLNGDSTKTSETDNVVEQLTDINITPTSILPISIPCSVGSLPTPCAPIYNELCSSSVDEKPFESLTPFNDEQLSEYYRNTLLFELQEYIEEFNQTELKYFQKCEHPLYTLLEDYLHARLKLESAKQEIDESKYSYITHEKHIWTLEPATYTEYGECQDGNPVSATKKYDISRFNQVALDNLVVSLKQLRTLVNNYYCALYDCQMIKEKIDYYLHVLCQPFSSLSADIPVRLFLNSDVRSLQGQNLQSAIHDLKSSISILFLYQRKIINDKIFITETKKLLVKVIGVLLRFASWKDHFFLMNHILRCQTGVGKWANSFIQIPLIDLNHQDGNFHLDFMITSLANILLPVQARDKFLEQIHKREEDGNESIWVVVDSEGEEDSPENSQLTLRESDIIAFLNQIPFSVLFKKMIMFSENENVLRINLWNENDLLRLIAVGSVLVKLFKSGLETYNSKSAEYKQFSKRLGHLLQDTVNYVTDVLEEYKNHKFVSDRIQTEYDAFLFRAVCCLYNNVDKTTWQYLVMLPFGQVSSKMVVHLFQYILHIKSDFNECSLEELSECIIHTSDDECYYLLTAISNMALSRYINDIDFIKAVTICLFKIGFVSKTTKEQCRKTCRTLLTHLSDKHPFLISEIISILKHNFDEVGTGSMYLFKTLQLTNWKITMDDLSYLEHLILNHPITSTENSLSRFILAKIFSGCNENDINDFMLTKDMHCRIASIIVKAVVQHAPITVDETSTQYLVHSIKQLVQIKSNEHAFRLWTWKVLYTLKLHLMDLPDIIVRSSLQDLSYYLLSVIDIDTDNNDLKYLRHDDPIALYTAVHVTTAGHCVPVILSKGLDYCYRLLQYRHYTATIACLNKIVPFFFENTDCLLESKKFITIVAGIMADNRNSSTKRAMNLLSVQGPSEITLQFTNMIQYQISNYTRYGLISSHYVMDFWTKVVCTVWKEAESDLLVYVLDTVFRNVFRTQSIQWAREMLISLITQLSGSKENVTAIGSIFNFMFQSPEKRPLLLPKYPLVLHYCPYYALLALEAEEWCIQDRNEIWKNLLIKLHVQQGKSNVDDALKKVCSELKVPYFTSGHLSLYRWMQYGLEMPSGHPMTALYWQNFFRLYLQRVPGTQQLGCVGRKFFEGIVNSPYLNKISNKLKECIDFHRSKLQNEPNSEIDLRLSRYYEACTLWLTDVRILESTLFIPSLDSMYEPNDLTHIINGSHEWLSDLINHKLIEENKLECVQNWCDLFGKNILNSSQSNRRIPLEKDPITRIINRLKSYDDPIKSPDFVLRLSDIQTISTNMLYHKDHLQNIVQLNIKQIVQFINRVYRMQTVCHENLDNRYIDGVKMVYVQVDSTTRVQAVCDYKTKKGSTSSCAGAAEITFQIREAKLNSDVVEINSNNRSELDTLIIDILENLLPRSLTTACTTMNLIIQLIFNEFNALIKIGDIALVADIQSSGVWLFYTLMSEYAILKTCPFIEKFVLNMLQSIGNVFILNNENECLRVQNTALNYPELADILIPLFSPSSASTNTFMQAYKNIVDHCNAQYEPIALSLLSKFSVSVCLSTKQPLLQERSILMDYCIGALILVKQQTRSDYTWSLHEIFSQHLCEIMDHDFPEHYGEILLKLLDHSKEGRIYCQVWFNILNTILAQAVPTTQTNAVRTILLPGMSTDQLRDVVRRYATDQRSLSSQELQETLHLLTTHFANERLKSATGELYSKYNVYIEPLVGLYAMVSHALVVGTLQSYRGMLANKICEFLVPTLISMFGPWLEPWYEGWNTDHRSLKLPWLATDTSISALMIDALVECITFVLDTMPACDNVLSYICQWYIKMFAHIQTNDYIFETIHSNLEKLPWQRFIPTPIDLDLIMKVMDQFLPQSQCFLANVILEIPWPYVPNIDLRVLLSLFIKLSNQPNMRKGGKIRPLLLEAQKFAWYQIDGETYENILSWFVSKYDPMIVLQLSNEDWCGTDSAVLDLLKTAAGYNNVDNNAPYAEPMMYKRRIFIRAMVRMFISLASRYRSVLGSHYKNLKCAFHRLLDETEMVTKHGEEAKLLVLELLVLVNQPTGSILSSLMLQSIQEWISQRKADCVVLQGFLMVTWAHVTDQQHKGDIFEACLTSWFKHVGNEEDFKWDKVLSLVQPVRLHYQGIGEVLMTSSHLLTLYTLALKESQNRSAYPDILNTLVQCLESVKPNNITENKLPLLWSLVLRLSTVEDDQTAEYLLRVANSAAQLAQHKQSWSLFDAIRLQKQTSISPKCRVLCRALVAFIYSQLPENKSSRKQHIRQEDNAPGGFMCNDNDFTTSIECLKAISLLESLKQDKQFSDSIVAIDMALKMIKGPQSSMKTGELFIIKLAKCLYTDNFIYRMDPI; encoded by the exons ATACATATTGAAGAACCAGAGCCTATAGATGATGTGCTGAATTCTTCTACAGTAGATGATGTTGAAAATGCTCTCCACGAagcatttaatgatatttttttgagtaCAGAACTCTCAAAAGAAGTAAATGAAAGTAATAGTTATTTGAATGGTGACTCAACTAAAACATCTGAGACAGATAATGTTGTTGAACAACTtactgatataaatataacaccaACATCTATACTACCAATATCAATTCCTTGCTCTGTTGGTTCATTACCAACTCCCTGTGCTCCAATATACAATGAATTATGTAGTTCATCAGTTGATGAAAAACCTTTTGAATCTTTAACTCCATTTAATGATGAACAATTGTCAGAATATTACCGAAATACGTTATTATTCGAATTGCAAGAGTATATTGAAGAATTTAATCaaacagaattaaaatattttcaaaaatgtgaaCATCCTCTTTACACATTACTTGAAGATTATTTACATGCAAGACTTAAACTTGAAAGCGCTAAACAAGAAATTGATGaatcaaaatattcttatattacgCATGAGAAACATATCTGGACATTAGAACCAGCCACATATACAGAGTATGGTGAATgccaa gATGGTAATCCAGTATCAGccactaaaaaatatgatatatctaGATTCAATCAAGTAGCTTTAGACAATTTAGTGGTTTCTCTCAAACAGTTAAGAACTTtagttaacaattattattgtgcctTATATGATTGTCAGATGATCAAAGAGAAG attGACTATTATCTACATGTATTGTGTCAACCATTTTCTTCTTTGTCTGCGGATATTCCTGTGAGACTCTTTCTAAATTCTGATGTAAGAAGTTTACAAGGACAAAATCTTCAGTCAGCCATCCATGATCTCAAGTCTTccatttctatattatttttataccaaagaaaaataattaatgacaaaatttttattactgaaactaaaaaattgttggtcAAAGTAATTGGTGTTTTACTTCGATTTGCTTCATGGAAAGATCATTTCTTTTTAATGAATCACATTTTGAG GTGTCAAACAGGTGTTGGCAAATGGGCCAACTCTTTTATACAAATACCTCTGATTGATTTAAATCATCAAGATGGTAACTTTCATTTAGATTTCATGATTACATCATTGGCCAATATCTTACTGCCAGTCCAAGCTCGAGATAAATTCTTAGAACAG attcataAACGTGAAGAAGATGGTAATGAATCTATATGGGTAGTGGTAGACAGTGAAGGAGAAGAAGATAGTCCAGAAAATTCTCAACTAACACTTCGTGAAAGTGATATTATTGCTTTTCTCAATCAAATACCATTTTCAGTActctttaaaaaa ATGATTATGTTTtctgaaaatgaaaatgttttacgtATTAACTTGTGGAATGAAAATGACCTATTAAGACTGATTGCTGTTGGCAGTGttctagttaaattatttaaatcaggATTAGAGACCTACAATTCGAAGAGTGCTGAATACAAACAGTTTTCTAAGCGACTTGGACATTTACTTCAAGATACTGTAAACTATGTTACTGATGTATTAGaagaatataa aaaccATAAGTTTGTGTCTGATAGAATACAAACAGAATATGATGCATTTTTGTTCCGCGCTGTttgttgtttgtataataatgttgataaaacTACTTGGCAGTATTTAGTGATGTTGCCTTTTGGACAAGTATCTTCTAAAATGGTAGTACATCTTTTCCAATATATACTACACATTAAATCag attttaatgaaTGTTCATTAGAAGAACTCTCAGAATGCATTATACATACTTCTGACGATGAatgttactatttattaacagCCATCAGTAATATGGCCTTAAGTAGATACATTAATGATATAGACTTTATAAAAGCAGTgactatttgtttatttaaa atAGGATTTGTGAGTAAAACAACTAAAGAACAATGTCGTAAAACTTGTCGAACTTTACTCACACATTTATCTGATAAACATCCGTTTCTCATTTctgaaattataagtatacttaaacataattttgatgAAGTTGGCACG GGTTCTATGTATCTTTTTAAAACTCTTCAATTAACAAATTGGAAAATTACAATGGACGACTTATCTTACTTAGAACATTTAATACTCAACCATCCAATTACATCTACAGAAAATTCTTTAAGTCGCTTCATATTAGCAAAGATATTTTCAGGATGCaatgaaaatgatattaa TGATTTTATGCTGACTAAAGATATGCACTGTCGCATAGCAAGCATTATTGTCAAAGCTGTTGTACAGCACGCTCCCATCACTGTAGATGAAACATCAACTCAATATTTAGTTCATAGTATAaaacaa TTGGTACAAATTAAATCGAATGAACATGCTTTTCGACTATGGACTTGGaaagtattatacacattaaaactCCACTTAATGGACCTACCAGATATTATAGTACGTAGTTCATTACAAGACTTGAGCTATTATTTACTTTCAGTAATAGATATTGATACTGATAATAAT gacttaaaatatttgcgGCATGATGACCCAATTGCTCTATACACTGCTGTCCATGTAACAACAGCTGGTCATTGTGTTCCAGTTATTCTAAGCAAGGGTTTAGATTATTGTTAcagattattacaatatagacACTACACAGCAACTATAGCTTGTCTGAATAAAAttgttccatttttttttgaaaacacagATTGTCTATTGGaatcaaaaaa gtTCATTACAATTGTGGCGGGCATCATGGCAGATAATAGGAATAGTTCCACAAAACGTGCTATGAATTTATTGAGTGTTCAAGGGCCATCTGAAATCACATTACAATTTACTAATATGATTCAATAtcaaatatctaattatacaCGGTATGGATTAATAAGTTCTCATTATGTTATGGACTTCTGGACTAAAGTAGTATGCACTGTATGGAAAGAAGCAGAGTCGGATTTGCTTGTATATGTGTTGGATACTGTATTCAGAAATGTTTTTCGAACCCAATCAATACAGTGGGCTCGAGAGATGCTTATAAGTTTGATAACT caaTTGAGTGGCTCAAAAGAAAATGTTACGGCTATTGGGTCAATCttcaattttatgtttcaaaGTCCAGAAAAACGGCCTCTCTTATTGCCCAAGTACCCTTTGGTATTGCATTATTGTCCATATTATGCTCTATTGGCATTAGAAGCTGAAGAATGGTGTATTCAAGATAGAAATGAGATTTGGAAAaacttattgataaaattgcaTGTACAACAAGGAAAATCAAATGTGGATGATGCACTTAAG aaAGTATGTTCAGAATTAAAAGTACCCTATTTTACATCCGGGCATTTATCTTTGTACCGGTGGATGCAATACGGATTGGAAATGCCATCTGGTCATCCTATGACTGCTTTATATTGGCAAaacttttttagattatatttacagCGAGTTCCAGG aactcAACAATTAGGCTGTGTTGGTCGTAAATTTTTTGAAGGCATTGTAAATTcaccatatttaaataaaataagtaataaactaaAGGAGTGCATTGATTTTCATCGCTCTAAACTTCAAAATGAACCCAATTCTGAAATTGATTTACGTTTATCAag gtactatgaaGCTTGTACCCTATGGTTAACTGATGTTCGAATCCTTGAATCTACCTTATTCATACCTTCATTGGATTCAATGTACGAACCCAATGATCTAACGCACATTATTAATGGGTCTcat GAGTGGTTGTCAGACCTAatcaatcataaattaattgaagaaaataaacttGAGTGTGTACAAAATTGGTGTGatttatttggtaaaaatattctaaatagcAGTCAATCTAATAGAAGAATACCTCTAGAGAAGGATCCTATAACTAGAATTATTAAcag GTTGAAATCTTATGATGATCCTATAAAAAGTCCAGATTTTGTATTACGACTGTCAGATATCCAAACAATATCTACTAATATGTTGTATCATAAAGATCATTtgcaaaatattgtacaattaaatattaaacaaattgtacaatttattaa CAGAGTTTACCGAATGCAAACAGTTTGTCATGAAAATTTAGACAATCGTTACATTGATGGTGTTAAAATGGTTTATGTCCAAGTAGATTCTACTACCAGAGTTCAAGCAGTTTGtgattacaaaacaaaaaaaggcaGTACAAGTAGTTGTGCTGGAGCTGCTGAAATTACTTTTCAA attcGAGAAGCCAAGTTGAATTCAGATGTAGTtgaaattaattctaataacAGATCAGAATTGGacacattaattattgatattttggaaaatttgtTGCCACGTTCATTAACAACGGCATGTACTACAATGAATCTAATTATTCa GTTAATATTCAATGAATTCaatgcattaataaaaattggagATATTGCACTAGTTGCTGATATTCAATCATCAGGTGTTTGGTTGTTTTATACACTTATGTCTGAATATGCAATTCTAAAGACGTGTCCATTCATTGAAaaatttgtgttaaatatGCTTCAATCAAttggaaat gtttttatactgaataatgaaaatgaatgtTTACGTGTACAAAATACAGCATTGAACTACCCTGAACTAGCTGATATACTGATTCCTTTATTTTCACCATCTAGTGCAtctacaaatacatttatgcaagcttacaaaaatattgttgaccATTGTAATGCTCAATATGAGCCTATTGCATTAAGTTTACTCTCTAAA ttcagTGTATCTGTTTGTTTATCAACCAAACAGCCTTTACTGCAAGAAAGGTCGATATTAATGGATTACTGCATAGgagctttaatattagttaaacaaCAAACACGATCAGATTATACATGGTCTTTACATGAA atttTTAGTCAACATCTATGTGAAATAATGGATCATGACTTTCCTGAACATTATGgtgaaatattactaaaacttTTAGATCATTCTAAAGAAGGTCGCATTTATTGTCAAGTATGGTTCAATATTCTCAATACAATTTTGGCTCAAGCTGTACCTACAACACAAACTAATGCTGTGAGAACAATTTTGTTGCCAGGAATGTCAACAGATCAACTAAGAGATGTAGTTAGGCGTTATGCAACTGATCAACGATCTCTAAGCTCACAAGAG ctTCAAGAAACTTTACATCTTTTGACTACACATTTTGCTAATGAAAGACTAAAATCTGCTACTGGAGagctatattcaaaatataatgtatatattgaaCCATTAGTTGGTTTGTACGCTATGGTTAGCCATGCATTAGTTGTAGGAACATTACAATCTTATCGTGGAATGTTAGCAAATAAAA taTGTGAGTTTTTAGTTCCAACATTAATAAGTATGTTTGGTCCATGGTTAGAACCATGGTATGAGGGTTGGAACACTGATCATAGATCATTGAAACTGCCTTGGTTGGCTACAGATACCTCAATATCTGCTTTGATGATTGATGCATTAGTGgaatgtattacatttgtttTGGACACCATGCCTG cttgTGATAATGTCTTAAGTTATATCTGTCAAtggtacataaaaatgtttgctcATATTCAGAcaaatgattacatttttgaaacaattcACTCAAATCTTGAAAAATTACCTTGGCAGAGATTTATACCAACACCTATTGATTTAGATTTGATTATGAAG GTCATGGACCAATTTTTACCTCAATCACAATGTTTTTTGGCAAATGTAATTTTGGAAATACCTTGGCCGTATGTTCCAAATATTGATCTACGTGTATTGTTATCACTGTTTATAAAACTATCGAATCAACCTAATATGAGAAAA GGTGGAAAAATTAGGCCCCTTTTATTAGAAGCCCAAAAATTTGCATGGTACCAAATTGATGGAGAAACATATGAAAACATTCTCAGTTggtttgtttcaaaatatgatCCAATGATTGTACTTCAATTAAGTAATGAAGATTGGTGTGGCACAGATTCTGCTGTGCTTGA cctTTTGAAAACAGCAGctggttataataatgtcgATAATAATGCACCTTATGCTGAACCCATGATGTACAAAAGAAGAATATTTATTCGTGCAATGGTAAGGATGTTTATATCGTTGGCTTCACGGTACAGGTCAGTGTTGGGCAGTCATTACAAGAATCTTAAATGTGCTTTTCATCGCTTACTGGATGAAACTGAAATGGTTACTAAACATGGTGAAGAGGCTAAACTATTGGTCTTAGAGTTGTTGGTGTTAGTTAACCAACCTACAGGTTCCATACTATCATCCCTCATGTTACAATCTATTCAAGAGTGGATTAGCCAAAGAAAAGCTGACTGTGTAGTATTGCAAGGTTTTTTGATGGTTACTTGGGCTCATGTTACTGATCAGCAACATAAAGGTGATATATTTGAAGCTTGTTTGACATCTTGGTTTAAACATGTTG gaAATGAAGAAGATTTTAAATGGGATAAAGTGTTATCACTGGTTCAGCCTGTGCGTCTTCACTATCAAGGTATAGGTGAAGTATTAATGACTTCTAGTCatttacttacattatatactcTGGCTCTAAAAGAATCCCAAAATCGATCAGCATATCCTGACATACTAAATACTCTAGTACAGTGTCTAGAATCTGTGAAACCTAA taatattactgaaaataaGTTGCCACTATTGTGGTCTTTGGTCTTACGATTGAGCACTGTTGAAGACGATCAAACAGCTGAATATCTGTTACGAGTTGCTAATTCAGCTGCTCAATTAGCCCAACATAAACAGAGTTGGAGCTTGTTTGATGCCATTAGATTACAAAAACAAACCAGTATATCCCCAAA atgtCGTGTGCTATGTCGTGCTTTGGTAGCTTTTATATATTCACAATTACCCGAAAACAAATCCAGCCGTAAACAACATATAAGACAAGAAGACAATGCACCTGGTGGTTTCATGTGTAATGACAA TGATTTTACAACATCTATAGAATGCTTGAAAGCAATCAGTCTTTTAGAATCTTTAAAACAAGATAAACAGTTTTCTGATTCAATTGTAGCCATCGATATggcattaaaaatgattaaaggACCACAGAGTTCCATGAAAACTGGAGaactattcataattaaattagctAAATGCTTATAtactgataattttatataccgtATGGATCCCATTTGA